A single Candidatus Omnitrophota bacterium DNA region contains:
- a CDS encoding methyltransferase domain-containing protein: protein MKRELLELLADPISRAPLRLSNAEMVGDEIVSGVLDDGAGHTYPITNGIPRLAATNDENQLQTSQSFGYKWGRRETYESASFNEFRIHWFLQRCGFRDEAEMLSYFSQPQSILDAGCGSGTSSSLWLRPENRTRWYGLEISGCIDVAKERLTNIPNAHFVQGDMMKPPFRERSFEMIYALGTLHHTPSTEAALQSLIQFLKPGGQFLFYVYRKKSPIREFTDDYVREIVSGLPPPEAWERLKPLTKLGETLAKLKAEIAVEEDIPDLGIRAGKYDVQRFIYWHFAKLFWNENLSFDENHHVNFDWYHPRYAHRHTEEEIRRWCAEAGLAIQHFRAEESGFTVRGILERE, encoded by the coding sequence ATGAAGAGAGAATTGCTGGAATTGCTCGCCGATCCCATCTCCCGCGCTCCTCTGCGGCTGAGCAACGCGGAAATGGTGGGGGACGAAATCGTCAGCGGGGTATTGGACGACGGCGCAGGACATACCTATCCCATTACTAACGGCATTCCGCGCCTCGCGGCGACGAATGACGAAAATCAATTGCAGACCTCACAGAGTTTCGGCTACAAATGGGGACGGCGGGAGACATACGAGTCGGCATCTTTCAACGAATTCCGCATTCATTGGTTTTTGCAGCGCTGCGGCTTTCGCGACGAGGCGGAGATGCTTTCCTATTTTTCCCAGCCGCAATCGATTTTGGACGCCGGCTGCGGCAGTGGAACATCTTCTTCCCTATGGCTGAGGCCAGAGAATCGGACGCGGTGGTACGGCCTGGAAATTTCCGGCTGCATCGACGTAGCCAAAGAGCGATTAACCAATATTCCTAACGCGCATTTCGTCCAAGGCGATATGATGAAACCGCCCTTCCGAGAACGATCGTTCGAAATGATCTACGCGCTGGGGACGCTTCATCATACGCCCTCGACGGAAGCCGCTCTTCAATCGCTTATCCAATTTTTGAAGCCGGGCGGCCAATTTCTTTTTTACGTTTACCGCAAGAAATCGCCTATACGTGAATTCACCGACGATTACGTGCGGGAGATCGTATCCGGCTTGCCGCCGCCTGAAGCCTGGGAGCGATTGAAGCCGCTGACGAAATTGGGAGAGACGCTGGCGAAACTCAAGGCGGAAATCGCCGTCGAGGAAGATATACCCGATTTGGGTATTCGCGCAGGGAAATACGACGTTCAGCGATTTATCTATTGGCATTTCGCCAAGTTGTTTTGGAACGAGAATCTCTCCTTCGACGAGAACCATCATGTCAACTTCGATTGGTATCATCCTCGCTACGCCCATCGGCATACGGAAGAAGAAATCCGCCGCTGGTGCGCGGAGGCCGGTCTCGCCATCCAACATTTCCGCGCCGAGGAGAGTGGTTTTACCGTAAGGGGAATTTTGGAAAGAGAATAA